One region of Ictalurus furcatus strain D&B chromosome 17, Billie_1.0, whole genome shotgun sequence genomic DNA includes:
- the LOC128621514 gene encoding olfactory receptor 1M1-like, with product MSALNSSLLQNVSFVHPEYFFISGFSGIPFSQYYFVFLFFIYIISLCGNSIVLFMILVDRTLHIPKYMGIFNLALSDFGETNALIPSLVKTLFFDSQYISYDACLTNMFFTFFFSSGQALTLVALAYDRFIAICLPLRYNAIVNNSFMFATLTAIWIFNVVMNGTLVVLITRLSFCKTNEIKSFFCDHGPVYTIACNDNSINSFMAKLCTAVYLYAPLTAIVLSYIGILLALTKITTWESRLKALKTCISHLLVVGVFFLPIVGTYLAAVTFSLHPNARIINTSLSRTIPPMLNPIIYVLNTKDFRIFIVKMLKKKTTIISQVHALAK from the coding sequence ATGAGTGCCTTGAACTCCAGTTTATTACAAAATGTATCATTTGTGCATCCAGAGTACTTTTTCATCAGTGGATTTTCTGGAATTCCTTTCAGCCAAtactattttgtttttttattttttatctatatTATCTCACTGTGTGGTAACTCAATAGTCCTTTTCATGATATTAGTTGACCGAACTCTGCATATTCCAAAATACATGGGGATTTTTAATTTAGCACTGTCAGACTTTGGTGAAACAAATGCACTGATTCCTAGCCTTGTGAagactttgttttttgattcacAGTACATATCCTATGATGCTTGTTTGACTAAcatgttttttacttttttcttttctagtgGACAGGCATTAACTCTTGTTGCCCTGGCGTATGATCGTTTTATTGCCATTTGCTTACCTCTGAGATACAATGCTATTGTAAATAACTCCTTCATGTTTGCAACTTTAACAGCAATATGGATATTTAATGTTGTTATGAATGGTACATTGGTAGTTTTGATTACACGACTTTCATTCTGTAAAACCAATGAGATAAAGAGCTTTTTTTGTGACCATGGGCCAGTTTATACAATTGCTTGTAATGACAACAGCATAAATTCCTTCATGGCTAAGCTGTGTACTGCAGTATACCTCTATGCACCACTGACTGCTATAGTCTTATCATACATAGGCATTCTGCTGGCCTTAACTAAGATTACAACATGGGAGAGTCGTCTTAAAGCGCTCAAAACTTGCATCTCTCACCTGTTGGTAGTAGGAGTGTTTTTCCTACCTATAGTGGGTACGTACCTTGCTGCAGtaactttctctctccatcctaaTGCTAGGATAATTAATACTTCACTATCAAGAACTATTCCACCCATGTTAAATCCCATTATTTATGTCTTGAACACAAAGGATTTCAGAATCTTTATAGTGAAAATGCTTAAAAAGAAAACCACCATAATTTCCCAAGTGCATGCTTTAGCAAAGTGA
- the LOC128621825 gene encoding olfactory receptor 7A5-like yields MLNVYAYFCFTSLCLLFQAGKDVNKVYIFIMSALNSSLLQNASFVRPEYFFISGFSGIPFSQYYFVFLILIYIVSLCGNSIVLFMILVDRTLHIPKYMGIFNLALSDFGETNALIPSLVKTLFFDSQYISYDACLANMFFTFFFAGGQALTLVALAYDRFIAICLPLRYHAVVNNSFMFATLTAIWIFNVVIIGTTVVFITRLSFCKTNEIKSFFCDHGPVYTIACNDNSINSFMAYFCTAVYLYAPLTAIVLSYIGILLALTKITTWESRLKALKTCISHLLVVGVFFLPIVGTYLAAVTFSLHPNARIINTSLSRTIPPMLNPIIYVLNTKDFRVFIVKMLKKKTTIISQVHALAK; encoded by the coding sequence ATGCTGAATGTGTATGCTTATTTCTGTTTTACTTCATTATGTCTGTTGTTTCAGGCTGGAAAGGACGTGAACAAAGTCTACATCTTCATCATGAGTGCCTTGAACTCCAGTTTATTACAAAATGCATCATTTGTGCGTCCAGAGTACTTTTTCATCAGTGGATTTTCTGGAATTCCTTTCAGCCAAtactattttgtttttttaattttgatctATATTGTCTCACTGTGTGGTAACTCAATAGTCCTTTTCATGATATTAGTTGACCGAACTCTGCATATTCCAAAATACATGGGGATTTTTAATTTAGCATTGTCAGACTTTGGTGAAACAAATGCACTGATTCCTAGCCTTGTGAagactttgttttttgattcacAGTACATATCCTATGATGCTTGTTTGGCTAAcatgttttttacttttttctttgctgGTGGACAGGCATTAACTCTTGTTGCCCTGGCATATGATCGTTTTATTGCCATTTGCTTACCTCTGAGATACCATGCTGTTGTAAATAACTCTTTCATGTTTGCAACTTTAACAGCAATATGGATATTTAATGTTGTTATAATTGGCACAACTGTAGTTTTTATTACACGACTTTCATTCTGTAAAACCAATGAGATAAAGAGCTTTTTTTGTGACCATGGGCCAGTTTATACAATTGCTTGTAATGACAACAGCATTAATTCCTTCATGGCATACTTCTGTACTGCAGTATACCTCTATGCACCATTGACTGCTATAGTCTTATCATACATAGGCATTCTGCTGGCCTTAACTAAGATTACAACATGGGAGAGTCGTCTTAAAGCGCTCAAAACATGCATCTCTCACCTGTTGGTAGTAGGAGTGTTTTTCCTACCTATAGTGGGTACGTACCTTGCTGCAGtaactttctctctccatcctaaTGCTAGGATAATTAATACTTCACTATCAAGAACTATTCCACCCATGTTAAATCCCATTATTTATGTCTTGAACACAAAGGATTTCAGAGTCTTTATAGTGAAAATGCTTAAAAAGAAAACCACCATAATTTCCCAAGTGCATGCTTTAGcaaagtga
- the LOC128621826 gene encoding olfactory receptor 10A2-like, producing the protein MSVILGWKDVNKIYIFIMSALNSSLLQNASFVRPEYFFISGFSGIPFSQYYFVFLIFIYIISLCGNSIVLFMILVDRTLHIPKYMGIFNLALSDIGETNALIPSLVKTLFFDSQYISYDACLTNMFFTFFFSGGQALTLVALAYDRFIAICLPLRYHAIVNNSFMFATLTAIWVFNLVIIGTTVVFITRLSFCKTNEIKSFFCDHGPVYTIACNDNSINSFMAKLCTAVYLYAPLTAIVLSYIGILLALTKITTWESRLKALKTCISHLLVVGVFFLPIVSTYLAALTFSLHPNARIINTSLSRTIPPMLNPIIYVLNTKDFRVFIVKMLKKKTTKISQVHTLAK; encoded by the coding sequence ATGTCTGTTATTTTAGGCTGGAAAGACGTGAACAAAATCTACATCTTCATCATGAGTGCCTTGAACTCCAGTTTATTACAAAATGCATCATTTGTGCGTCCAGAGTACTTTTTCATCAGTGGATTTTCTGGAATTCCTTTCAGCCAAtactattttgtttttttaatttttatctaTATTATCTCACTGTGTGGTAACTCAATAGTCCTTTTCATGATATTAGTTGACCGAACTCTGCATATTCCAAAATACATGGGGATTTTTAATTTAGCACTGTCCGACATTGGTGAAACAAATGCACTGATTCCTAGCCTTGTGAagactttgttttttgattcacAGTACATATCCTATGATGCTTGTTTGACTAAcatgttttttacttttttcttttctggtgGACAGGCATTAACTCTTGTTGCCCTGGCATATGATCGTTTTATTGCCATTTGCTTACCTCTGAGATACCATGCTATTGTAAATAACTCCTTCATGTTTGCAACTTTAACAGCAATATGGGTATTTAATCTTGTTATAATTGGCACAACTGTAGTTTTTATTACACGACTTTCATTCTGTAAAACCAATGAGATAAAGAGCTTTTTTTGTGACCATGGGCCAGTTTATACAATTGCTTGTAATGACAACAGCATAAATTCCTTCATGGCTAAGCTGTGTACTGCAGTATACCTCTATGCACCACTGACTGCTATAGTCTTATCATACATAGGCATTCTGCTGGCCTTAACTAAGATTACAACATGGGAGAGTCGTCTTAAAGCGCTCAAAACTTGCATCTCTCACCTGTTGGTAGTAGGAGTGTTTTTCCTACCTATAGTGAGTACGTACCTTGCTGCATtaactttctctctccatcctaaTGCTAGGATAATTAATACTTCACTATCAAGAACTATTCCACCCATGTTAAATCccattatttatgttttgaacACAAAGGATTTCAGAGTCTTTATAGTGAAAATGCTTAAAAAGAAAACCACCAAAATTTCCCAAGTGCATACTTTAGcaaagtga
- the LOC128621828 gene encoding olfactory receptor 52K1-like — protein sequence MNLSFNSTNGTDTFADGFYLVAFNSLGNKNYLILALAIIYLITLLCNCTLLSVIWMNSSLQNPKFLAVCNLAVVDISMNSVIIPQMVPVFVFNLNHISFELCFSQMFFMHFFGDMESFSLALLAYDRLIAICFPLRYPTINTNLRMVLIIAGLWLLVFLIELYPVALASGLSYCRSRVVPSCCCEHGQVYKLACGDTSYNRNLATTKTLTVLFGPLTFIICSYVIVVVAVLRVASTTQRWKAFNTCLTHMVLVLIYYMPVILAYVLGNLRLVQSVDLFTTILTVSTTLPAMLNPIIYSLKTEELQDKLLKCFKPRKVSPQLMKKC from the coding sequence ATGAATTTAAGCTTTAATAGCACCAATGGGACGGACACATTTGCTGATGGATTTTATCTAGTTGCTTTCAATTCTTTGGGCAATAAGAACTACCTGATACTGGCATTGGCAATTATTTACCTGATTACTTTACTATGTAATTGTACCCTTCTCTCTGTAATCTGGATGAACTCCAGTTTACAGAACCCCAAGTTTCTTGCGGTTTGTAACCTCGCTGTCGTTGACATTTCTATGAACAGTGTTATTATTCCACAGATGGTTCCTGTATTTGTATTCAACCTCAATCACATCAGTTTTGAATTGTGCTTCTCccaaatgtttttcatgcacTTTTTTGGTGACATGGAGTCCTTTTCACTGGCTCTATTGGCTTATGATCGCCTGATTGCTATCTGCTTTCCTTTGCGCTACCCTACTATCAATACTAATCTGAGGATGGTGCTTATCATAGCCGGGCTTTGGCTTCTGGTTTTTTTGATTGAGCTTTACCCTGTAGCTCTGGCCAGTGGTCTGTCCTATTGTAGATCAAGGGTGGTGCCAAGCTGTTGTTGTGAGCATGGCCAGGTTTACAAGCTAGCTTGTGGAGATACGTCATATAACAGGAATCTGGCAACTACTAAGACGTTAACTGTTCTGTTTGGCCCTCtaacttttattatttgctCGTATGTCATAGTGGTTGTGGCAGTGTTGCGAGTTGCATCTACAACCCAACGCTGGAAGGCCTTCAACACCTGTCTTACTCACATGGTTCTGGTGCTTATTTATTATATGCCAGTCATTTTGGCTTACGTACTAGGGAACTTGCGATTAGTGCAATCAGTTGATCTTTTCACAACAATTCTGACAGTGTCCACTACACTGCCGGCCATGTTAAACCCTATCATATATAGTCTAAAGACTGAGGAACTGCAAGACAAGttgctgaaatgttttaaacCACGTAAAGTGTCACCACAGTTGATgaaaaagtgttaa
- the LOC128621827 gene encoding olfactory receptor 1361-like — MKLKLCYFSRCKEEFQMNSTNSTDSFDKGFYLVAYNSLGNKNYLILALGIIYLITLLCNFTLLAIILMNSSLQNPKFLAVFNLAVVDISINSVIIPQMVPVFVFNLNHISFESCFSQMFFMHFFGDMESFSLALLAYDRLIAICFPLRYPTMNTNVRMVLIIASLWCLVFLIELYPVALASGLSYCRSRVVPSCCCEHGPVYNLACGDISYNKRLALAKTLVVLLGPLTFIICSYVIVVVAVLRIASPTQCWKAFNTCLTHMILVLIYYLPIILAYILGNLKLLQSADLYTAGLTVCVTLPAMLNPIIYSLKTEELRDKLLKFIKPQKVSNTV, encoded by the coding sequence atgaaattaaaattgtGTTATTTTTCCAGGTGTAAAGAAGAATTTCAAATGAATAGCACCAATAGCACAGATTCATTTGATAAAGGATTTTATCTAGTTGCTTACAATTCTTTGGGCAATAAGAACTACTTGATATTGGCATTAGGAATTATCTACCTGATCACACTGCTATGTAATTTTACTCTTCTGGCTATAATCCTGATGAACTCCAGTTTACAGAACCCCAAGTTTCTTGCGGTTTTTAACCTCGCTGTAGTTGACATTTCTATAAACAGTGTTATTATTCCACAAATGGTTCCTGTGTTTGTATTTAACCTTAATCACATCAGTTTTGAATCATGCTTCTCCCAGATGTTTTTCATGCACTTTTTTGGTGACATGGAGTCCTTTTCACTGGCTCTATTGGCTTATGATCGCCTGATTGCTATCTGCTTTCCTTTACGCTACCCTACTATGAATACTAATGTGCGGATGGTGCTCATCATAGCCAGCCTGTGGTGTCTGGTTTTTTTGATTGAGCTTTACCCTGTAGCTCTGGCCAGTGGCCTCTCCTACTGTAGATCAAGGGTGGTTCCCAGCTGTTGTTGTGAGCATGGCCCAGTTTATAATCTAGCCTGTGGAGATATTTCTTATAACAAGAGACTGGCACTTGCTAAAACGTTAGTTGTCCTGCTTGGTCCTTTGACTTTCATCATTTGCTCGTATGTCATAGTGGTGGTGGCAGTCTTGCGAATTGCGTCTCCGACACAATGCTGGAAGGCCTTCAACACCTGTCTTACTCACATGATCTTGGTCCTCATTTATTATCTGCCAATCATTTTGGCTTACATACTAGGGAACTTGAAATTACTGCAATCAGCTGATCTTTACACAGCAGGTCTAACAGTCTGTGTCACATTGCCAGCAATGTTAAACCCTATCATATATAGCTTAAAGACTGAGGAACTGCGCGACAAGTTGCTGAAATTTATTAAGCCGCAAAAAGTGTCAAATACAGTCTAA
- the LOC128621824 gene encoding zona pellucida sperm-binding protein 4-like, protein MTTTRVSLVLVELFLIFNYVRSTPASPQAVKMPPQAPQLPGKPTLQPQMPGPVAKCQVQDYERVPCGEPGINGDQCTTINCCFDGQQCYYGKMVTVQCTLDGQFVLVVARDATVPRISLESISMLGGNSRPCSPVDSNTAFAIYQFPVTACGTTMMVQGGYVVYENRMLSSYEVGVGPRGAITRDTHYELYFQCKYSGVGLATLAIDPSANADPPSVVASGLLQVELRLGNGHCVAKGCAEDEVAYTSYYSAADYPVTKVLREPVYVEVHMVGRTDPNIVLVLGGCWATASPNPYSLPQWDLLVNGCPYKDDRYLTKLMPVNGMSGLAYPTHYRRFVLKMFTFVDPDSMAPMHETLYIHCSTAVCLPTAQDSCEPTCARRRRDAAAGGSPHTSGVVSSGGVIFTQGSSPHFV, encoded by the exons ATGACAACTACAAGGGTAAGTTTAGTACTTGTGGAGCTTTTTCTGATCTTCAACTATGTGCGTAGTACACCTGCATCTCCACAAGCTGTGAAAATGCCCCCTCAAGCTCCTCAGCTTCCTGGGAAGCCCACTTTACAGCCACAGATGCCTGGACCGGTTGCAAAATGCCAAGTGCAAGATTATGAAAGGGTTCCTTGTGGAGAACCTGGCATCAATGGTGATCAGTGCACCACTATAAACTGCTGTTTTGATGGCCAACAGTGCTATTATGGGAAGATGG TGACTGTCCAGTGTACCCTTGATGGCCAGTTTGTGCTGGTGGTGGCCAGAGATGCCACAGTTCCCAGGATAAGCCTGGAGTCCATCAGCATGTTGGGAGGAAACAGTAGACCCTGTAGTCCTGTTGACTCCAATACAGCCTTTGCTATATACCAGTTTCCTGTAACTGCTTGTGGGACAACCATGATG GTACAAGGTGGCTATGTGGTCTATGAAAACAGGATGCTCTCTTCCTATGAAGTTGGAGTTGGACCCCGAGGGGCAATCACCAGAGACACTCACTATGA GCTTTACTTCCAGTGTAAATATTCAGGTGTTGGCTTAGCCACTCTGGCTATTGACCCTTCAGCCAATGCTGATCCTCCATCCGTTGTTGCTTCTGGACTACTCCAAGTAGAACTAAGACTAGGAAATGGTCACTGTGTTGCCAAGGGATGTGCAGAAG ATGAAGTAGCCTATACCTCGTACTATAGTGCTGCTGACTACCCTGTGACTAAGGTACTGAGGGAACCAGTGTATGTTGAAGTGCACATGGTGGGAAGAACTGACCCAAATATTGTCCTGGTTTTGGGAGGCTGCTGGGCGACTGCTTCCCCTAACCCCTACAGCCTTCCCCAGTGGGACCTTCTGGTGAATGG GTGTCCATACAAGGATGACCGCTATTTGACCAAACTGATGCCAGTTAATGGGATGTCTGGACTTGCATACCCTACCCATTACAGACgctttgtcctgaagatgttcacGTTTGTGGATCCAGACTCTATGGCTCCAATGCATGAGACG CTCTACATCCACTGCAGTACAGCTGTATGTCTTCCAACTGCACAAGACTCCTGTGAACCCACATGTGCCAGAAGAA GAAGAGATGCTGCTGCAGGAGGCTCTCCTCACACCTCAGGAGTAGTGTCTAGTGGAGGTGTGATCTTTACCCAAGGCTCCTCACCTCACTTTGTGTAA